The proteins below are encoded in one region of Streptomyces cyanogenus:
- a CDS encoding ABC transporter substrate-binding protein yields MRRRTTALVGSLVLLTATGCGAADMTKQASPFANAGGAKSVTLSVQSWVGAQSNVAVAQYLLEHELGYRVDTVQVDEVPAWDALSQGRVDALLEDWGHPDQEKRYVTDKKTISRGGDLGVTGHIGWFVPTYLAKQHPDITDWRNLNKYASLFRTAESGGKGQLMDGSPSYVTNDKALVKNLKLDYQVVFAGSEAAQITQMKQFAKEKKPFLTYWYSPQWLFRKVPMTEVKLPAYKEGCDADPAKVACAYPHTPLQKYLNADFARTGGRAAAFLKKFRWTTEDQNEVSLMIAEQKLDPQEAAKKWVDSHPAVWKKWLS; encoded by the coding sequence ATGCGACGTCGTACGACCGCCCTGGTGGGCTCGCTGGTGCTGCTGACCGCGACCGGCTGCGGCGCCGCCGACATGACCAAGCAGGCCTCGCCCTTCGCGAACGCCGGCGGCGCGAAGTCGGTCACCCTGTCCGTGCAGTCCTGGGTGGGCGCGCAGTCCAACGTGGCCGTCGCCCAGTACCTCCTGGAGCACGAGCTCGGCTACCGCGTCGACACCGTCCAGGTCGACGAGGTGCCCGCCTGGGACGCGCTCAGCCAGGGCCGCGTCGACGCCCTCCTGGAGGACTGGGGCCACCCGGACCAGGAGAAGCGGTACGTCACCGACAAGAAGACGATCAGCCGGGGCGGTGACCTCGGGGTGACCGGGCACATCGGCTGGTTCGTGCCGACGTACCTGGCCAAGCAGCACCCGGACATCACCGACTGGCGGAACCTGAACAAGTACGCCTCGCTCTTCCGCACCGCGGAGAGCGGCGGCAAGGGCCAGCTGATGGACGGCTCCCCGTCGTACGTCACCAACGACAAGGCCCTGGTGAAGAACCTGAAGCTGGACTACCAGGTCGTCTTCGCCGGTTCCGAGGCGGCGCAGATCACCCAGATGAAGCAGTTCGCCAAGGAGAAGAAGCCCTTCCTGACGTACTGGTACTCGCCCCAGTGGCTGTTCAGGAAGGTGCCCATGACGGAGGTGAAGCTGCCGGCGTACAAGGAGGGCTGCGACGCGGACCCGGCGAAGGTCGCCTGCGCCTACCCGCACACCCCGCTGCAGAAATACCTGAACGCGGACTTCGCGCGGACCGGCGGCAGGGCGGCGGCCTTCCTGAAGAAGTTCCGGTGGACGACGGAGGACCAGAACGAGGTCTCCCTGATGATCGCCGAGCAGAAGCTGGACCCGCAGGAGGCGGCGAAGAAGTGGGTGGACAGCCACCCCGCCGTGTGGAAGAAGTGGCTGTCCTGA
- a CDS encoding isocitrate lyase/PEP mutase family protein, producing the protein MSRIPARDKVETFRALHRGRVPGDPLVLPGPWDAASARVFAAAGFPALATPSAGVAAALGYEDGATPADEMFAAVARITRAVDVPVSADVEGGYGLDPKELVERLLEAGAVGCNLEDSAGGVLKDRHEHAEFLAGVRAAAADRLFVNARVDVFLHGDGDPERAIERAASYVAAGADCVYPILAPAAVLPLLRAGIQGPLNALALLDGDGPSPAALGGLGATRVTFGPGLQRRAAAALREIAEGLTR; encoded by the coding sequence GTGAGCCGTATTCCGGCGCGGGACAAGGTGGAGACGTTCCGCGCCCTGCACCGAGGACGCGTCCCGGGTGATCCGCTGGTCCTGCCCGGGCCGTGGGACGCGGCGAGCGCGCGGGTGTTCGCGGCCGCCGGGTTCCCGGCGCTGGCCACGCCGAGCGCGGGCGTGGCCGCCGCTCTCGGCTACGAGGACGGGGCCACCCCCGCCGACGAGATGTTCGCGGCGGTCGCCCGGATCACCCGGGCGGTGGACGTGCCGGTGTCGGCGGACGTCGAGGGCGGGTACGGGCTCGACCCGAAGGAACTGGTCGAGCGGCTGCTGGAGGCGGGCGCCGTCGGCTGCAACCTGGAGGACTCGGCGGGAGGTGTCCTCAAGGACCGGCACGAGCACGCCGAGTTCCTCGCCGGGGTGCGGGCCGCCGCCGCCGACCGGCTGTTCGTCAACGCCCGCGTGGACGTCTTCCTGCACGGTGACGGCGACCCCGAACGGGCCATCGAGCGGGCCGCTTCGTACGTCGCGGCGGGCGCGGACTGCGTGTATCCGATCCTCGCCCCCGCGGCGGTACTGCCGCTGCTGCGGGCCGGGATCCAGGGTCCGCTGAACGCCCTGGCCCTGCTGGACGGGGACGGCCCCTCACCCGCCGCGCTGGGCGGGCTCGGGGCCACCCGGGTCACCTTCGGGCCGGGCCTGCAGCGGCGGGCCGCGGCCGCGCTGCGGGAGATCGCCGAGGGGCTGACACGGTAG
- a CDS encoding carboxymuconolactone decarboxylase family protein, which yields MSTAQETVAYAAEEAPRMSWAEHAPDVYKAMIRLDSVARRGLDPKLYELVKIRASQLNHCAFCLDMHTKDALAAGESVERVVQLSAWQESRHFYTEKELAAIELTEAVTVLTEGFVPDEVYARAAEHFEEAELAQLVAAITVINAWNRFGVTFRMTPGHYRPGQHR from the coding sequence ATGAGCACTGCACAGGAAACCGTCGCATACGCCGCCGAAGAGGCCCCGCGCATGAGCTGGGCCGAGCACGCCCCGGACGTCTACAAGGCGATGATCCGCCTGGACAGCGTCGCCAGGCGGGGCCTTGACCCCAAGCTCTACGAGCTGGTGAAGATCCGCGCCTCGCAGCTCAACCACTGCGCGTTCTGCCTCGACATGCACACCAAGGACGCCCTCGCGGCCGGCGAGAGCGTCGAGCGGGTCGTCCAGCTGAGCGCGTGGCAGGAGTCGCGGCACTTCTACACCGAGAAGGAGCTGGCGGCGATCGAGCTGACCGAGGCGGTCACCGTGCTGACCGAGGGGTTCGTGCCGGACGAGGTCTACGCCAGGGCGGCCGAGCACTTCGAGGAGGCCGAACTGGCCCAGCTGGTCGCCGCGATCACGGTGATCAACGCCTGGAACCGGTTCGGTGTGACCTTCCGGATGACCCCGGGGCACTACCGGCCCGGGCAGCACAGGTGA
- a CDS encoding PLP-dependent aminotransferase family protein, whose amino-acid sequence MASSWATLGVDLHLEPSGTGGVRRGLTDALRDAVRSGRLAPGTRLPSSRSLAADLGIARNTVAEAYADLVAEGWLTARQGSGTRVAAGVPHGPTAPSAPAPPRRAPALPRHDLVPGSPDLAAFPRTEWLKATRRALATAPFHAFGYGDPRGRPELRTALAGYLARARGVRTDPDTIVVTAGFSHALTLLGKVLRARGVRTVAVESYGLDVHWALLRNAGLATPPLPYDELGTDPGEPGEAGAVLLTPAHQFPMGMPLHPDRRAAVVAWARRTGGLILEDDYDGEFRYDRQSVGALQGLAPDRVVYLGTASKSLAPGLRLGWMVLPPALAGETASAKGSSDTVGALEQLTLAEFLTSGAYDRHVRSSRLRYRRRRDALTEAVTARAPEVRVTGIAAGLHAVLRLPPGTEESVVQAAAWQGLALHGLSFHRHPQAVTEPLDALVVGYGTPPDSAWSGALEALCRVLP is encoded by the coding sequence ATGGCGAGTTCCTGGGCCACTTTGGGCGTCGACCTGCACCTCGAACCGAGCGGGACGGGCGGTGTGCGCCGGGGCCTGACCGACGCCCTGCGGGACGCGGTCCGCTCCGGCCGGCTCGCCCCCGGCACCCGGCTGCCGTCCTCCCGCTCCCTCGCCGCCGACCTCGGCATCGCCCGCAACACCGTCGCCGAGGCCTACGCCGACCTGGTCGCGGAGGGCTGGCTCACCGCCCGGCAGGGCTCCGGCACCCGGGTGGCGGCCGGCGTCCCCCACGGCCCCACGGCACCCTCCGCCCCCGCGCCACCCCGGCGCGCCCCCGCCCTCCCGCGCCACGACCTCGTCCCCGGCAGCCCCGACCTGGCCGCCTTCCCGCGCACCGAGTGGCTCAAGGCCACCCGCCGGGCCCTGGCCACGGCCCCCTTCCACGCCTTCGGCTACGGAGACCCGCGCGGACGCCCCGAACTGCGCACCGCCCTCGCCGGCTACCTCGCCCGCGCCCGCGGCGTGCGCACCGACCCCGACACCATCGTGGTCACCGCCGGCTTCTCGCACGCCCTGACCCTCCTCGGCAAGGTCCTGCGGGCCCGCGGGGTGCGCACGGTGGCCGTGGAGTCCTACGGCCTCGACGTCCACTGGGCGCTGCTGCGCAACGCGGGCCTCGCCACGCCCCCGCTGCCCTACGACGAGCTCGGCACGGACCCCGGCGAGCCGGGCGAGGCCGGCGCGGTCCTGCTGACCCCCGCCCACCAGTTCCCGATGGGCATGCCCCTGCACCCCGACCGGCGGGCCGCCGTCGTCGCCTGGGCGCGCCGCACCGGCGGGCTGATCCTGGAGGACGACTACGACGGCGAGTTCCGCTACGACCGCCAGTCCGTCGGCGCCCTGCAGGGCCTCGCCCCCGACCGGGTCGTCTACCTCGGCACGGCCAGCAAGTCGCTCGCGCCCGGACTGCGGCTGGGCTGGATGGTGCTGCCGCCGGCCCTGGCCGGGGAGACGGCGTCCGCCAAGGGCAGCTCGGACACCGTCGGCGCGCTGGAACAGCTCACCCTCGCGGAGTTCCTCACCTCCGGCGCGTACGACCGCCACGTGCGCTCCTCCCGCCTGCGCTACCGCCGCCGCCGCGACGCCCTCACCGAGGCCGTGACCGCCCGGGCCCCCGAGGTGCGGGTCACCGGCATCGCCGCCGGCCTCCACGCGGTCCTGCGCCTCCCGCCGGGCACCGAGGAATCGGTGGTCCAGGCCGCGGCCTGGCAGGGCCTTGCCCTGCACGGCCTCTCCTTCCACCGCCACCCGCAGGCCGTCACCGAGCCGTTGGACGCCCTGGTCGTCGGCTACGGAACGCCTCCGGACAGCGCGTGGTCCGGGGCGCTGGAGGCGCTGTGCCGGGTGCTGCCCTAG
- a CDS encoding DUF1877 family protein, with translation MSIHMHLRAVAESGIRDDHTWLAAFMWEAWENHPAEYAAGIAVSIDKVWHAVNDLYAAAGVLDADAGEFWTLPIYGGRPVAHGADADPSDPPLGILEPPGVSQAADFLTSVSFDELWNAAGAKLVRSGWDEAQAGQRFLGHHRCLQGFYERAATAGHAVVRAVWA, from the coding sequence GTGAGCATCCACATGCACCTTCGCGCCGTCGCGGAATCCGGGATCCGGGACGACCACACCTGGCTTGCGGCGTTCATGTGGGAGGCCTGGGAGAACCACCCCGCCGAGTACGCGGCGGGCATCGCCGTCTCGATCGACAAGGTCTGGCACGCCGTCAACGACCTCTACGCCGCGGCCGGTGTCCTCGATGCGGATGCCGGCGAGTTCTGGACGTTGCCGATCTACGGCGGGCGTCCCGTGGCACACGGCGCCGATGCCGACCCCTCCGATCCGCCCCTGGGGATTCTGGAGCCGCCCGGCGTGTCACAGGCCGCCGACTTCCTCACCAGTGTCTCCTTCGACGAGCTGTGGAACGCCGCCGGCGCCAAGCTCGTTCGGTCCGGCTGGGACGAGGCGCAGGCCGGACAGAGGTTCCTCGGCCATCACAGGTGCCTCCAGGGGTTCTACGAGCGGGCGGCTACGGCGGGCCACGCCGTGGTCAGGGCGGTGTGGGCCTGA
- a CDS encoding glutathionylspermidine synthase family protein has translation MERRTLTPRPGWQQTVEAQGLVYPLTRHPDGSLRPYWDESACYVFSLAEIEALEETVEELHRMCLAAAGHIVAEDRLADLGITDPRVAAVVTEAWHRRAELPSVYGRFDLRYDGTGPAKLLEYNADTPTSLVEAASPQWFWMEDRFPGADQWNSLHERLVEAWRAQAALLPPGSPLHFAHSSADELGEDLMTVAYLKETAEQAGLTTDWLAMEEIGWDSLSGRFVDNRLRFIRGIFKLYPWEWLTTDAFGGHVLDTLDNGGGTGSTLWIEPAWKMLLSNKALLPVLWELYPGHPNLLPAYLDGPRDLPGTTGYVAKPLLGREGEGVTVHPPGTPAVLRDEPCCYQQLAPLPAFDGNHVVLGAWVVRDEPAGLGIRESSGLITDEYARFLPHVIL, from the coding sequence ATGGAACGTCGTACTCTCACCCCCCGCCCCGGCTGGCAGCAGACCGTCGAGGCGCAGGGCCTGGTCTACCCGCTCACCCGCCACCCCGACGGCTCGCTGCGCCCCTACTGGGACGAGAGCGCCTGCTACGTCTTCTCCCTCGCGGAGATCGAGGCGCTGGAGGAGACCGTCGAGGAACTCCACCGCATGTGCCTCGCGGCGGCCGGACACATCGTGGCCGAGGACCGCCTCGCCGACCTCGGCATCACCGACCCGCGGGTGGCCGCCGTGGTCACCGAGGCCTGGCACCGGCGGGCCGAACTCCCGTCCGTCTACGGCCGTTTCGACCTCCGCTACGACGGCACGGGACCGGCGAAGCTGCTGGAGTACAACGCGGACACCCCGACCTCCCTGGTCGAGGCGGCCTCCCCGCAGTGGTTCTGGATGGAGGACCGTTTCCCCGGCGCCGATCAGTGGAACTCCCTGCACGAACGCCTGGTGGAGGCCTGGCGCGCCCAGGCGGCCCTGCTGCCCCCCGGCAGCCCCCTGCACTTCGCGCACTCCTCGGCCGACGAGCTCGGCGAGGACCTGATGACGGTCGCCTACCTCAAGGAGACCGCCGAGCAGGCCGGCCTCACCACCGACTGGCTCGCCATGGAGGAGATCGGCTGGGACAGCCTCTCCGGCCGCTTCGTCGACAACCGGCTCCGTTTCATCCGCGGCATCTTCAAGCTCTACCCGTGGGAGTGGCTCACCACCGACGCCTTCGGCGGACACGTCCTGGACACCCTGGACAACGGCGGCGGCACCGGCAGCACCCTGTGGATCGAACCGGCCTGGAAGATGCTCCTGAGCAACAAGGCCCTGCTGCCGGTCCTCTGGGAGCTGTACCCCGGCCACCCGAACCTCCTCCCGGCCTACCTGGACGGCCCCCGCGACCTGCCCGGCACCACCGGGTACGTCGCCAAGCCCCTCCTCGGCCGCGAGGGCGAGGGCGTCACCGTCCACCCCCCGGGCACACCGGCCGTCCTGCGTGACGAGCCGTGCTGCTACCAGCAGTTGGCCCCCCTCCCCGCCTTCGACGGCAACCACGTGGTCCTCGGCGCCTGGGTGGTCCGGGACGAACCGGCGGGCCTCGGCATCCGCGAGTCCAGCGGCCTGATCACCGACGAGTACGCCCGCTTCCTGCCCCATGTGATCCTCTAG
- a CDS encoding TetR/AcrR family transcriptional regulator: MPAPITEEQTRLDREALLDAAEALFYAHGIQAVGMDRVREASGLPLKRIYRLFATKEDLVVAMLRRRDRRWRASLSAHVESVPDPRARVLAVFDWLAGWFAEPGFRGCAWINAHGELGSSSEPVLAEVRAHKQAFHDQLATWVRATGTPVAEPVFLLAEGAIVTAGITGDPAPAGQARAAVERLLGGGGAC, from the coding sequence ATGCCCGCCCCGATCACCGAGGAACAGACCCGCCTGGACCGCGAGGCACTCCTGGACGCGGCGGAGGCGCTCTTCTACGCGCACGGCATCCAGGCGGTCGGGATGGACCGGGTCCGCGAGGCGTCCGGCCTGCCGCTGAAGCGGATCTACCGGCTCTTCGCGACCAAGGAGGACCTCGTGGTCGCCATGCTCCGGCGCCGCGACCGGCGGTGGCGCGCGAGCCTGTCCGCCCACGTGGAGAGCGTCCCGGACCCCCGCGCCCGGGTGCTCGCGGTCTTCGACTGGCTCGCCGGCTGGTTCGCCGAACCCGGCTTCCGCGGCTGCGCCTGGATCAACGCCCACGGCGAACTCGGCTCCTCCTCCGAGCCGGTCCTGGCCGAGGTCCGCGCCCACAAGCAGGCCTTCCACGACCAGCTCGCCACCTGGGTGCGCGCCACCGGCACACCGGTGGCCGAACCGGTCTTCCTGCTCGCCGAGGGAGCCATCGTCACCGCGGGCATCACCGGCGACCCGGCCCCGGCGGGGCAGGCCCGGGCGGCGGTGGAGCGGCTGCTCGGGGGCGGAGGTGCCTGCTGA
- a CDS encoding nuclear transport factor 2 family protein codes for MPEDRPPYPPFTLETARRKVQAAEDAWNTRDPHRVALAYTADSVWRNRDRFLTGRDEIVAFLTAKWQRERDYALRKSLWSFHGDRIAVRFQYECRDADGQWWRSYGNELWEFDERGLMRRREASIDDVAIDEADRRILGARPADQHGVDIPVW; via the coding sequence GTGCCCGAAGACCGCCCGCCGTACCCGCCCTTCACCCTGGAGACCGCCCGCCGGAAGGTGCAGGCCGCCGAGGACGCCTGGAACACCCGCGACCCCCACCGGGTCGCCCTCGCCTACACCGCGGACTCCGTCTGGCGGAACCGCGACCGCTTCCTCACCGGCCGGGACGAGATCGTCGCCTTCCTGACCGCGAAGTGGCAGCGCGAACGGGACTACGCCCTGCGCAAGAGCCTGTGGAGCTTCCACGGCGACCGCATCGCCGTCCGCTTCCAGTACGAGTGCCGGGACGCCGACGGCCAGTGGTGGCGCTCCTACGGCAACGAACTGTGGGAGTTCGACGAGCGCGGCCTGATGCGCCGCCGGGAGGCGAGCATCGACGACGTCGCCATCGACGAGGCCGACCGGCGCATCCTCGGCGCCCGGCCCGCCGACCAGCACGGGGTCGACATCCCCGTGTGGTGA
- the rocD gene encoding ornithine--oxo-acid transaminase, translating into MTAAEDLIAATEAHCAPTYRPLPVVIATGEGAWLTDVAGRRYLDLLAGYSAMNFGHGNRRLTEAARRQLDRVTLTSRAFHHDRFAAFCTELARLCGMEMVLPMNTGTEAVESAIKTARKWGYRVKGVPAEMAKIVVAGGNFHGRTTTVISFSTDPEARADYGPYTPGFEIVPYGDLTAMRAALTENTVAVLLEPIQGESGVIVPPAGYLAGVRELTRERNVLFVADEIQSGLGRTGRTFACEHEGVVPDVYVLGKALGGGIVPVSAVVSSAAVLGVFRPGEHGSTFGGNPLACAVALEVIAMLRTGEYQERAARLGERLHRLLGELPGTGRVTAVRGRGLWAGVDVARAVGTGREVSERLLARGVLVKDTHGSTVRIAPPLVIGEEDLDWGLEQLREVLGG; encoded by the coding sequence GTGACCGCTGCAGAAGACCTGATCGCCGCCACCGAGGCGCACTGCGCGCCCACCTACCGCCCGCTGCCCGTGGTGATCGCCACCGGTGAGGGGGCCTGGCTGACGGATGTGGCGGGGCGGCGGTACCTGGATCTGCTGGCCGGCTACTCGGCCATGAACTTCGGGCACGGCAACCGGCGGCTCACCGAGGCGGCCCGGCGGCAGCTGGACCGGGTGACGCTGACCTCCCGCGCCTTCCACCACGACCGGTTCGCCGCGTTCTGCACCGAGCTGGCGCGGCTGTGCGGGATGGAGATGGTGCTGCCCATGAACACGGGCACGGAGGCGGTGGAGAGCGCGATCAAGACCGCCCGGAAGTGGGGGTACCGGGTGAAGGGGGTGCCCGCGGAGATGGCGAAGATCGTCGTGGCGGGCGGCAACTTCCACGGCCGTACGACGACGGTGATCAGCTTCTCGACGGATCCGGAGGCGCGGGCGGACTACGGGCCGTACACACCGGGGTTCGAGATCGTGCCGTACGGGGATCTGACCGCGATGCGGGCCGCGCTCACCGAGAACACCGTGGCCGTGCTGCTGGAGCCGATCCAGGGCGAGTCCGGGGTGATCGTGCCGCCGGCCGGCTACCTGGCCGGGGTGCGGGAGCTGACGCGCGAGCGGAACGTGCTGTTCGTCGCCGACGAGATCCAGTCGGGCCTGGGCCGGACCGGGCGGACCTTCGCGTGCGAGCACGAGGGGGTCGTGCCGGACGTGTACGTGCTGGGCAAGGCGCTGGGCGGCGGGATCGTGCCGGTGTCGGCGGTGGTGTCGAGCGCGGCGGTGCTCGGGGTGTTCCGGCCGGGTGAGCACGGGTCGACGTTCGGCGGGAATCCGCTGGCCTGCGCGGTGGCGCTGGAGGTGATCGCGATGCTGCGGACCGGGGAGTACCAGGAGCGGGCGGCCCGGCTGGGCGAGCGGCTGCACCGGCTGCTGGGCGAGCTGCCGGGCACGGGCCGGGTGACGGCGGTGCGCGGGCGGGGGCTGTGGGCCGGGGTGGACGTCGCGCGGGCGGTGGGCACCGGGCGGGAGGTCTCGGAGCGGCTGCTGGCCCGTGGGGTCCTGGTGAAGGACACCCACGGGTCGACCGTCCGGATCGCGCCGCCGCTGGTGATCGGCGAGGAGGACCTGGACTGGGGGCTGGAGCAGCTGCGGGAGGTGCTGGGGGGCTAG
- a CDS encoding glycine hydroxymethyltransferase — MPENSASHSTETTAFRAALDVIRAVEPRVADAIGQEVADQRGMLKLIASENYASPATLLAMGNWFSDKYAEGTIGRRFYAGCRNVDTVESLAAEHARELFGARHAYVQPHSGIDANLVAFWAVLADRVEVPFLEKAGARQVNDLTEADWAELRHAFGNQRMLGMSLDAGGHLTHGFRPNISGKMFDQRSYGTDPATGLIDYEALRAQAREFKPLIIVAGYSAYPRLVNFRIMREIADEVGATLMVDMAHFAGLVAGKVLTGDFDPVPHAQIVTTTTHKSLRGPRGGMVLCDDSLKDQVDRGCPMVLGGPLPHVMAAKAVALAEARQPSFQDYAQRIVDNSRALAEGLMRRGATLVTGGTDNHLNLIDVAASYGLTGRQAEAALLDSGIVTNRNAIPADPNGAWYTSGIRVGTPALTTRGLGTAEMDEVAALIDRVLTTTKPGTTKSGAPSKAAHVLDGKVAEEISQRATDLVAGFPLYPEVDLG; from the coding sequence ATGCCCGAGAATTCCGCCTCCCACTCCACCGAGACCACGGCCTTCCGCGCCGCCCTCGACGTCATCCGCGCCGTCGAGCCGCGCGTCGCCGACGCCATCGGCCAGGAGGTCGCCGACCAGCGCGGGATGCTGAAGCTGATCGCTTCCGAGAACTACGCCTCCCCGGCGACCCTGCTCGCGATGGGCAACTGGTTCAGCGACAAGTACGCCGAAGGGACCATCGGCCGCCGCTTCTACGCCGGCTGCCGCAACGTCGACACCGTCGAGTCCCTCGCCGCCGAGCACGCCCGCGAACTCTTCGGCGCCCGCCACGCCTACGTCCAGCCGCACTCCGGCATCGACGCCAACCTCGTCGCCTTCTGGGCCGTCCTCGCCGACCGCGTCGAGGTCCCCTTCCTGGAGAAGGCCGGCGCCCGCCAGGTCAACGACCTGACCGAGGCCGACTGGGCCGAGCTGCGCCATGCCTTCGGCAACCAGCGCATGCTCGGCATGTCCCTGGACGCCGGCGGCCACCTCACCCACGGCTTCCGCCCGAACATCTCCGGCAAGATGTTCGACCAGCGCTCCTACGGCACCGACCCGGCCACCGGCCTGATCGACTACGAGGCCCTGCGCGCCCAGGCCCGCGAGTTCAAGCCGCTGATCATCGTCGCCGGCTACTCCGCGTACCCCCGGCTGGTGAACTTCCGGATCATGCGCGAGATCGCCGACGAGGTCGGCGCCACCCTCATGGTCGACATGGCCCACTTCGCCGGCCTGGTCGCGGGCAAGGTCCTCACCGGCGACTTCGACCCGGTCCCGCACGCCCAGATCGTCACCACGACCACCCACAAGTCCCTGCGCGGCCCGCGCGGCGGCATGGTCCTGTGCGACGACTCCCTCAAGGACCAGGTCGACCGCGGCTGCCCGATGGTCCTCGGCGGCCCGCTCCCGCACGTCATGGCCGCCAAGGCCGTCGCCCTCGCCGAGGCCCGGCAGCCCTCCTTCCAGGACTACGCCCAGCGCATCGTCGACAACTCCCGGGCCCTCGCCGAGGGTCTGATGCGCCGTGGCGCCACCCTGGTCACCGGCGGCACGGACAACCACCTCAACCTGATCGACGTCGCCGCCTCCTACGGCCTCACCGGCCGCCAGGCCGAGGCGGCCCTGCTCGACTCGGGCATCGTCACCAACCGCAACGCCATCCCGGCCGACCCGAACGGCGCCTGGTACACCTCCGGCATCCGCGTCGGCACCCCCGCGCTCACCACCCGCGGCCTCGGCACGGCGGAGATGGACGAGGTGGCCGCCCTGATCGACCGCGTCCTCACCACCACCAAGCCCGGCACCACCAAGTCCGGCGCCCCGTCCAAGGCGGCCCACGTCCTGGACGGGAAGGTCGCCGAGGAGATCTCCCAGCGGGCCACGGACCTGGTGGCGGGCTTCCCCCTCTACCCGGAGGTCGACCTGGGCTGA
- the trpS gene encoding tryptophan--tRNA ligase yields the protein MGHMASADRPRVLSGIQPTAGSFHLGNYLGAVRQWVALQESHDAFYMVVDLHAITVPQDPKELRANTRLAAAQLLAAGLDPDRCTLFVQSHVPEHAQLAWIMNCLTGFGEASRMTQFKDKSAKQGADRASVGLFTYPVLQVADILLYQANEVPVGEDQRQHIELTRDLAERFNGRFGETFTIPKPYILKETAKIYDLQDPTVKMSKSASTPKGLINLLDEPKATAKKVRSAVTDTDTVIRYDAENKPGVSNLLTIYSTLTGRSIAELEQDYEGKMYGALKTDLAEVMVEFVTPFRERTQQYLDDAETLDSILAKGAEKARAVAAETLAQAYDRVGFLPAKH from the coding sequence ATGGGCCACATGGCTTCCGCTGACCGACCTCGCGTGCTCTCCGGCATCCAGCCCACCGCCGGTTCGTTCCACCTCGGCAACTACCTCGGCGCCGTCCGCCAGTGGGTGGCCCTGCAGGAGTCCCACGACGCCTTCTACATGGTCGTCGACCTGCACGCGATCACGGTCCCGCAGGACCCGAAGGAACTGCGGGCCAACACCCGGCTCGCCGCCGCGCAGCTGCTGGCCGCCGGCCTGGACCCGGACCGCTGCACCCTCTTCGTGCAGAGCCACGTCCCCGAGCATGCCCAGCTCGCCTGGATCATGAACTGCCTCACCGGCTTCGGCGAGGCCAGCCGCATGACCCAGTTCAAGGACAAGTCCGCCAAGCAGGGCGCCGACCGGGCCTCCGTCGGCCTGTTCACGTACCCGGTCCTCCAGGTCGCCGACATCCTGCTCTACCAGGCCAACGAGGTGCCGGTCGGCGAGGACCAGCGCCAGCACATCGAGCTGACCCGCGACCTCGCCGAGCGCTTCAACGGCCGCTTCGGCGAGACCTTCACGATCCCGAAGCCGTACATCCTCAAGGAGACGGCGAAGATCTACGACCTCCAGGACCCGACGGTCAAGATGAGCAAGTCGGCGTCCACGCCGAAGGGCCTCATCAACCTGCTCGACGAGCCGAAGGCCACGGCCAAGAAGGTCAGGAGCGCGGTCACCGACACGGACACGGTGATCCGCTACGACGCGGAGAACAAGCCGGGTGTCTCCAACCTCCTCACCATCTACTCCACGCTCACCGGCAGGTCGATCGCCGAGCTGGAGCAGGACTACGAGGGCAAGATGTACGGCGCGCTCAAGACCGACCTCGCCGAGGTCATGGTCGAGTTCGTGACGCCGTTCCGCGAGCGCACCCAGCAGTACCTGGACGACGCCGAGACGCTCGACTCGATCCTCGCCAAGGGCGCCGAGAAGGCGCGCGCCGTCGCCGCCGAGACCCTCGCGCAGGCGTACGACCGCGTGGGCTTCCTCCCGGCCAAGCACTGA
- a CDS encoding 2'-5' RNA ligase family protein: MGTVTIGVSIAVPEPHGSLLQERRAGFGDAAAHGIPTHVTLLPPTEVDQADLPAVDAHLTRVATDGRPFPMRLSGTGTFRPLSPVVYVRVVQGAEDCTWLQQRVRDASGPVARELQFPYHPHVTVAHGIDDAAMDRAFEELADFEAEWPCTGFALYEQGPDGVWRKLREYTFGGSVVPPQAGHADVRAPRVAQ, encoded by the coding sequence GTGGGGACCGTAACGATCGGCGTCTCGATCGCGGTCCCGGAGCCTCACGGCAGCCTGCTCCAGGAGCGGCGCGCGGGCTTCGGCGACGCCGCGGCTCACGGCATCCCCACCCACGTCACGCTGTTGCCGCCGACCGAGGTCGACCAGGCCGACCTGCCGGCGGTCGACGCGCACCTCACCCGGGTCGCCACGGACGGCCGGCCGTTCCCGATGCGGCTGTCCGGCACCGGCACCTTCCGGCCCCTGTCCCCGGTGGTCTACGTCCGGGTCGTCCAGGGCGCCGAGGACTGCACCTGGCTCCAGCAGCGGGTCCGGGACGCCTCCGGACCGGTGGCGCGCGAGCTGCAGTTCCCGTACCACCCGCACGTCACCGTCGCGCACGGCATCGACGACGCGGCGATGGACCGCGCCTTCGAGGAACTGGCGGACTTCGAGGCCGAATGGCCGTGCACCGGCTTCGCACTGTACGAGCAGGGTCCTGACGGCGTCTGGCGCAAGCTGCGCGAGTACACCTTCGGCGGATCCGTCGTACCGCCCCAGGCGGGCCACGCGGACGTGCGCGCTCCGCGGGTCGCCCAGTGA